In Thermococcus sp., a genomic segment contains:
- a CDS encoding 3-methyl-2-oxobutanoate dehydrogenase subunit delta, which yields MNTLFGEKKARAEKLVFTSVEQYPEAPISLGTTLSNFTGDWRTFIPIVNEDKCVKCYICWKFCPEPAIYIKPDGYVAIDYDYCKGCGICANECPTNAITMEKEEK from the coding sequence TTGAACACCTTGTTTGGGGAAAAGAAAGCCCGGGCTGAAAAGCTCGTTTTCACCTCTGTGGAGCAGTATCCTGAGGCGCCGATAAGCCTCGGAACTACTCTCAGCAACTTTACCGGTGACTGGAGGACTTTCATCCCCATAGTCAACGAGGATAAGTGCGTCAAGTGCTACATCTGCTGGAAGTTCTGTCCCGAGCCGGCCATCTACATAAAGCCAGACGGTTACGTGGCAATAGACTACGACTACTGTAAGGGCTGTGGTATTTGCGCGAACGAGTGTCCGACCAACGCGATAACAATGGAGAAGGAGGAGAAGTGA